CATCAAGGTGGTAGAAGGGGAGGTATGCAGCATTTTCAAGgtgaagatattgagaTACTGAAGACAATCCCCTTTAAGGATGCGGTTTTTGGTACGGAAGTTAAAGTCGGATATAGTGCGGTTGTTGAATGTGATGCCTGTCATGGACTAGGcttaaagaaaaacagaaagaaATCTACATGTAGGGTTTGTAATGGTACGGGAACTCAGACTCATGTTTTACAAGGCGGATTCCATATGGCATCAACGTGTAAAGCATGTAATGGTACAGGTGTTCAAATAAATCCAGGTGATGAGTGTAGCTCCTGTCATGGGGAAGGTGTTAAAACccaaatcaaacaaaccGAGGTGAGGCTACCTGCAGGTATCAAAGACGGAGCTAGATTAAGGGTTGCCGGTGCTGGTGATGCTCCACATATGGCAAAGTCAAGCTCTTATAAATTGAGCAACGGTGATCTAATTATCCGTATCAGGGTTCAGCCAGATCCTGTTTTCAAGAGAGAAGGTAGAGACTTGATTTGCCATCTAGATATTCCAATGACGACAGCTGCATTAGGTGGTACTGTGGAGGTGCCAACAATTGACGGCcagaaaatcaaactgAGGGTTTCCGCAGGCAGTCAGCCTGGTAAAACcattgaaattccaaatcagGGTGTTCCGTTGAACGACAGACCCGGATCACCAAGGGGTTCAATGAAGGTTGTTCTTGGGGTGAAGACATTGAGACCGCAGAATGCCACTCAAGTTGCTCTATTAGAGGCTGTTGCAGATGCGTTTGGTGATAATACAGCCAAACGGATGGATCCAGATTGGAAACCATTGGAGGGGCTATATAAGGAGGGCAAAGAAAGCGAAGGCCATGCCTGTGAAGAACCAAATAACTTGAAGAGAATCGAATCGTTTTTGAGTAAGACCTTCAGAAAGATCCTTGGAGAGAAAGATAACGGGAATGAGAAGAAAGATTGATTTCCCAAGAAATGAAGATTTACCTAGTAACGAAAAACCCCATATAATTCAGCTATACCTGCACATACCGATTTACGTAAATTAGATAGCTATAAAGTATTTTTCCTGTTTATAGAACCTGATAGTTATATAGTTACATATGTTGAAGAGTGACATCGAACAATGCGAACGCGCTTGGTCGTCTCCTTCCTTATTTGGAATTGAATTCCTTCTAGCGCATTGTTTATGTTTACAAATAATTAAGGGGGTTGGACGAAAGAGAATTGAGGGCACGCAAATAGGATTAGATTTCGCTCTGGGATTTCACACACAGATTATATGAATCTAGTTGCAAAGACCTAGCTTGCACTGCATCTACTTTGTAAAGGCAGGCATGAGGGTAGATATAATGTGTTCCACTCTACAATACATAAACCAGCCatgaaaacaaaggaaTCTATTTTTAGGAGGGAAATTAATCCTGGTAATTTTGTTCAGATGTTTATACGGTcgaaaaaaagaaaaatcggtaaaaaaaaggttCTCGAATTTCGGTTCTGCTGCAATTTCCTGATGTGTTACAGGTGAcattgtttgaaaactgGACATGTATTCCTTCGTGTTGCAAGTGTTGTAAAACTACGCATAGTCCCTGGATCTTCATCCAATATCTCAAATGTTCTTTTTAGCTGGTTAGCTTTGTAtcttttgtctttttgTGTTCATTCTGTAGTGAAAGGTGATATACATCTCCCTGTTTCACAATTGCATTCGTTCTCTTGTCTCCTTGTCTCTCTCTCTCACCTGTTgctaaaaatatatatcaAACTTTCGTTAATATCGATCAATATTTCTACCTAACCATACCGCCAAcattttacattttctttaagCTGAAGGTTAGCCATGTTTCCATCTCTTGATGTCATCCAAGAAAATTTCGAAGATGTCCCCTTAGACTTTAATACCCAAGCACAACAGACTTTTTACAATGTAAATAGGCCAAACTCATCACGCTCTTTGAATAATATATCAAAATCTAAGTTGTCAAGATTTAATTACTCTAATAGCTCTTTCTCTAATTCTTCCAAGGAGTTGTTATTGACTCCATCTCAAAGATTAAAAATAATTAAGCATCAACGACTAGAAAAGTCCCAAGATAAGCTATCAACCAATTACCCTGAAAACTTCAATACATCAGATTTCTTATCTGACGATGTTATTCCTGATGATatgattgtttttgatgTTCCTTCCCTTTACTCTCTGCAAACATTGTCAACAAACAAACTAAAGGCTCGGAAACCCTCTCTTAGACGCAGAAACAGTGTATCTTCATCCACCGCATCGACTACTGAAACAATTATTACAAATACCCACAATATTAATCAACGAATAGAGGAATCTACAGGTGTAGTTAACGCCAACAGTTCAATGCAAGTAGTACAGAACCGCACTTCGCTTCTGTCTAATTCGACTCACTCTTCGGTCGTTTCGTCTCCGGCTACAAGAACCTCATCTATTTTCTCTCACACCTCTGACGTCTCAGATTTCAGAAGTTCCATAGAAGAAGCATCAAGTCCTCTATCGAAAGAAGTCAAACTTTTGTCTTTAAATAAAGACATAAAACTAGAAGAATCGTTGCAAAGAATGACCATGTTAAAGAATATGTCAAAGTTATCTCAAATTGATTCCCCGACCCCTGATACAGAAAAAATTCATTATTTAACTACCACAAGGCAACAAAATCTACCACCTAAAACTAAATATGAAATACTGAAACATGAAAAAGATTACCATGATTTACTCGAGGCAGAGCTTTACCATGAGCAAGAAAACTTGAGAAAGCATCAATTGTTGCaggagaaattgaaatcacaACGTGAAAGGGATGAGAAATCATGGAAGAAGGTCATCGACAATTATGATAAACTGGTCAAACTTCCACAGACGAGAGAACTTTGGTGGAGATACGTACCTAGTAAATATAGATATAAGATCTGGGAGAGACAAATTATCAGCGtcaagaaaacaacaattgAAGCAGAACTCATTATTGAAAGTTTGGAGAAGGCTTCAGAAATAATCAATGATGCTTGTGacttcaaaataatcaaGGATGAACTAaggaagaaacaaaaggaaaaggaatatcaaaatataaGAGAAAACATatcttttattgaaaaagtttccTACAGGTTACAATTTGCATTTCCTGAACTTCATATTTTCCAGTTTGGTGAACATTTTGATAATGTCCTGCATATAGCTGTTGCGTTTGAGCGTTTAAAAACTAAGAACCGCAAGCTTGAGCCAATTATGATCGAGAGCCtaatcaatttgatttgTGTTTTTTATTATGTTTTCCAAGATTTATTTACATCACTTAATTGTTTTGTCTCCCTAATCCTAAGAAAATTACCATTTGCTATGCTCACGGCCTCAGACGCTGATATACCGTCTACCTTAGCTGAGGATTTACAAATGGAGAATACCCAACCAccttatttgaaagatatcAAGGATCAATGTGATAAATATCTACTTCAGTTGATACCCCCATTATTTAACCATTTTGTGCAGGCTGATATAAATCCGCTCAAAGTGATACAAGGTTTAACGTGTTGTTTTTTCACAAATCAACTGGAATTTGATATAGTATTGCGGGTTATTGATATATACCTATTCGAAGGAGACATAATGTTGTTAAGAACTTCACTTGCATTGTTGAAAAGGATATCGTATAAACTGTATGGGAGTAATGAGGAAGTTTACTCTTTACTGAATTCAAATAAGCTGTTTAAGATAACTCCAACACTAAATGTCGGAGAAACGACTGATTTTATCAACGAGATTAGAAACGttttaaagaaagaaaaaacacaGAATTAATTGGATTCTATGtttattcaatttttggaacttctttttgttggaaatttgtgcacttttgttttataaGGGTGtttgtattatttttgattttaaagaTTGAAACATTaatttatatattataCATTATAGTAGTGTCATAGTAGCTTCTATTGGCAACTCTgaatagttttcaataactcTTCACCATCCGCGGATGTTTTAACTCTAGCTATGTAGGTTTCTAGGTTCCCATCAGAGGTCACAGATGGAATTCTGAGcatattctttttctcgCCCATTAACTCATACTTCATTTGAGGAAGAACACGTACATTTAGCAAAACATTTCCTGAACCATCAGATCTGACAAgaattcttgattttgagtttgaaacgtttttcaaaattttgaattcaCCAACACCCACATTGTCATAAGCTTTTGTCTCGGTATTAAACTTCGTAATTTTCGAACGCTTTAATATTAGCacatcttcattttcttcaccGTTTTGGACATCAACTTTTTTCGTCAGATTCACAACGGCAAAACTACCTTGAACGGTATCCTTTTCTGCCTCGTTCGCATCTGGATCAACGTCAGCCTTGGAACTTTCCCTATCTTCTCCATTGGCAGACTGTGTTTGTTTAGCTGATGGTGCTgtgaaattaaaaacagAGGACGAAGTGTTGTTAAAGGTAGCGTTTGAgccaaaattgaaaggGTTAGAAGTGTCGGATTTAGAGCCTTCTTTTTTACCAAAAGAAAACGCATAAGAAGGAGCGGATGTCCCTGAACTTGAATTACTCGACCCAAATTGAAATGCACTTGTTGTGTTTGAAGGTTGTGTAGCAGTATTGCTGCCAAATGTAAATGCAGGTTTAGTCTCTTCCTTCTTGTCTTCTGGCTTTCCAAAGGAGAATGCAGGTTTAGtctcctccttcttgtcTTCTGGCTTTCCAAAGGAGAATGCAGGTTTAGTCTCTTCCTTCTTATCTTCTGGCTTTCCAAAGGAGAATGCAGGTTTAGtctcctccttcttgtcTTCTGGCTTTCCAAAGGAGAATGCAGGTTTAGtctcctccttcttgtcTTCTGGCTTTCCAAAGGAGAATGCAGGTTTAGtctcctccttcttgtcTTCTGGCTTTCCAAAGGAGAATGCAGGTTTAGtctcctccttcttgtcTTCTGGCTTTCCAAAGGAGAATGCAGGTTTAGtctcctccttcttgtcTTCTGGCTTTCCAAAGGAGAATGCAGGTTTAGtctcctccttcttgtcTTCTGGCTTTCCAAAGGAGAATGCAGGTTTAGtctcctccttcttgtcTTCTGGCTTTCCAAAGGAGAATGCAGGTTTAGtctcctccttcttgtcTTCTGGCTTTCCAAAGGAGAATGCAGGTTTAGTCTCTTCATTCTTATCTTCTGGCTTTCCAAAAGAGAATGCAGGCTTCacctcttctttttttacaTTTGTCTCAGTAGGAAACTTGAATACAGCATCTGAAATCTTCACAttagttgaaaatgttggACCTTTAATCTCAATATCCTCAGAATCAGAATCATCTTTTGGAGGGACATAACCAAATTTAAATCCGCCTTTAGCTTTGGGTAATTCCCCAATCTTGAACTCAGGTCCTTTTATTTCAACTTGTTTCTTCTCACTATCATCACTGTTATCTGAATCTGGATCGGCCTCGACCTTAATTGGTTGTGAAGATTGGTGGGAAATTTCTGCCTTCGACACTGTAACTTGGTTGGACTCGGGCTCAGTTGATTTATTAAGTGAGGCGAACATTGCAAATGGATTTGGCTTTGTTTTGTCATCGGCAGACTTGATAACATCAGCCTTGATTTCTACCTTTGGAACATCAAGTCTCTTAACgtcaattttcttttcttgtacCTTCTTCACATAATCTAAATATTTAGAACAAATCTCAGAAAAGTCAGCAATCGGATTTTTGTTGATGCCATCATTAACAGATTTCAGGAAATTTGCATTCAATGACTTCATTTGCGAGATAGTCAAAGAATCGTAAGTAACATCCCCGTTAAAAATGGCACTAGTTTTATTCTGCTTAATAGAAAGTGCGGCATTTGCATCAGCAGACGGACGAGTGGCTCTCTTCATGAATCTCCTATTGGCTCCAGCAATTTTACGAGTAGCCATAACTTCAGCAGATGCTACTTGTGGAGTATCCATTTGTGATTCACCATCAGAAGAGTCAACGTCAGCCCCACGTGCCAGGACCTGATCTTTCGTTAACTGTTGTTTGGTTCTCTTACCGGACATCTTTTCCTATGACTTCTATGAAACTTCTGCAAACTCCTGTAGCATCTTTCAACGGATCCTATGCATATGTGAGTGTAAAGTTGTATCACCATTAAAACAAAACACTAGGTTCACACAAGGGGTTGCCATGCAAATCACGTGCTGAAGATAAGGTTTCTTTAAAAATtgtaatattttttttatgtgTGGTGTGCGGGTGCTTTTTGCTGAGAAGTTTGCGTCTTTTTACCTTTCcagaaagagaaaacagCAGTCCCTCAGAGGGAATTGGGGGAGCGAGTCACCGGGAGCGAGAGATTCTGGAGAGTTGGGAGAGTGTATACTTGAATTTGTtaagaacttgaaaatctgTTTTCTGATTGTATTCTTTGATACTTCTCTTTTAGCACGAACACAGCTTAAACGTATGTACACCATAACCTGAAACCAGTTGAGAGTTGATTTTGATCTAATGGGATGGAGGAGCAAGTTTAACAAGAATTGGTCAAGAGTATTTGCATGaaatatatacaaataGGAAAGATTGAGATAAAAAGTCAATAAGATGTCCTCATTTGACGAATAAATACTGAGAAACCATTTTGTTATGTGCTAGTAAGCT
The window above is part of the Pichia kudriavzevii chromosome 1, complete sequence genome. Proteins encoded here:
- a CDS encoding uncharacterized protein (PKUD0A02390; similar to Saccharomyces cerevisiae YFL016C (MDJ1); ancestral locus Anc_8.61), which gives rise to MNKLMLNALKVRSFNRFNVSSLRLIRQFHATSISRLDDPYKTLGVGKDSSASEIKKAYYKLAKKLHPDVNHEEGADEKFHKIQEAYDILSDTTKKQQYDQFGAAAFNQGGGGGPGAGHPYGGGNPFAGFGGFGGFGQGGGQGGFDINFEDLFGGFTGHQGGRRGGMQHFQGEDIEILKTIPFKDAVFGTEVKVGYSAVVECDACHGLGLKKNRKKSTCRVCNGTGTQTHVLQGGFHMASTCKACNGTGVQINPGDECSSCHGEGVKTQIKQTEVRLPAGIKDGARLRVAGAGDAPHMAKSSSYKLSNGDLIIRIRVQPDPVFKREGRDLICHLDIPMTTAALGGTVEVPTIDGQKIKLRVSAGSQPGKTIEIPNQGVPLNDRPGSPRGSMKVVLGVKTLRPQNATQVALLEAVADAFGDNTAKRMDPDWKPLEGLYKEGKESEGHACEEPNNLKRIESFLSKTFRKILGEKDNGNEKKD
- a CDS encoding uncharacterized protein (PKUD0A02400); the encoded protein is MFPSLDVIQENFEDVPLDFNTQAQQTFYNVNRPNSSRSLNNISKSKLSRFNYSNSSFSNSSKELLLTPSQRLKIIKHQRLEKSQDKLSTNYPENFNTSDFLSDDVIPDDMIVFDVPSLYSLQTLSTNKLKARKPSLRRRNSVSSSTASTTETIITNTHNINQRIEESTGVVNANSSMQVVQNRTSLLSNSTHSSVVSSPATRTSSIFSHTSDVSDFRSSIEEASSPLSKEVKLLSLNKDIKLEESLQRMTMLKNMSKLSQIDSPTPDTEKIHYLTTTRQQNLPPKTKYEILKHEKDYHDLLEAELYHEQENLRKHQLLQEKLKSQRERDEKSWKKVIDNYDKLVKLPQTRELWWRYVPSKYRYKIWERQIISVKKTTIEAELIIESLEKASEIINDACDFKIIKDELRKKQKEKEYQNIRENISFIEKVSYRLQFAFPELHIFQFGEHFDNVLHIAVAFERLKTKNRKLEPIMIESLINLICVFYYVFQDLFTSLNCFVSLILRKLPFAMLTASDADIPSTLAEDLQMENTQPPYLKDIKDQCDKYLLQLIPPLFNHFVQADINPLKVIQGLTCCFFTNQLEFDIVLRVIDIYLFEGDIMLLRTSLALLKRISYKLYGSNEEVYSLLNSNKLFKITPTLNVGETTDFINEIRNVLKKEKTQN
- a CDS encoding uncharacterized protein (PKUD0A02410; similar to Saccharomyces cerevisiae YLR335W (NUP2); ancestral locus Anc_4.164), which produces MSGKRTKQQLTKDQVLARGADVDSSDGESQMDTPQVASAEVMATRKIAGANRRFMKRATRPSADANAALSIKQNKTSAIFNGDVTYDSLTISQMKSLNANFLKSVNDGINKNPIADFSEICSKYLDYVKKVQEKKIDVKRLDVPKVEIKADVIKSADDKTKPNPFAMFASLNKSTEPESNQVTVSKAEISHQSSQPIKVEADPDSDNSDDSEKKQVEIKGPEFKIGELPKAKGGFKFGYVPPKDDSDSEDIEIKGPTFSTNVKISDAVFKFPTETNVKKEEVKPAFSFGKPEDKNEETKPAFSFGKPEDKKEETKPAFSFGKPEDKKEETKPAFSFGKPEDKKEETKPAFSFGKPEDKKEETKPAFSFGKPEDKKEETKPAFSFGKPEDKKEETKPAFSFGKPEDKKEETKPAFSFGKPEDKKEETKPAFSFGKPEDKKEETKPAFSFGKPEDKKEETKPAFSFGKPEDKKEETKPAFTFGSNTATQPSNTTSAFQFGSSNSSSGTSAPSYAFSFGKKEGSKSDTSNPFNFGSNATFNNTSSSVFNFTAPSAKQTQSANGEDRESSKADVDPDANEAEKDTVQGSFAVVNLTKKVDVQNGEENEDVLILKRSKITKFNTETKAYDNVGVGEFKILKNVSNSKSRILVRSDGSGNVLLNVRVLPQMKYELMGEKKNMLRIPSVTSDGNLETYIARVKTSADGEELLKTIQSCQ